The Erythrolamprus reginae isolate rEryReg1 chromosome 3, rEryReg1.hap1, whole genome shotgun sequence genome contains a region encoding:
- the G0S2 gene encoding G0/G1 switch protein 2 produces the protein METMQELIPFAKEMLSQKPNGKMVKLYMLGSVLAFFGVVIGLVETVCSPFISEEKPEEEEEEEEKKKRPALPLTKREETVEVMAQKEDDMIQEKGKQVLTLRNSVNRQHAS, from the coding sequence ATGGAAACAATGCAAGAGCTAATTCCCTTTGCGAAAGAGATGCTGAGCCAGAAGCCCAATGGGAAAATGGTCAAGTTGTACATGCTGGGCAGTGTGCTGGCCTTCTTTGGGGTGGTGATCGGCTTGGTAGAGACTGTATGCAGTCCTTTCATCTCTGAAGAGAaacccgaggaggaggaggaagaggaggagaaaaagaaaaggcccGCTCTGCCACTGACAAAAAGAGAGGAGACGGTGGAGGTTATGGCTCAAAAAGAGGATGACATGATCCAGGAAAAAGGCAAACAAGTGCTGACTTTAAGGAACTCTGTGAACAGGCAACACGCCTCATAG